A genomic stretch from Fibrobacter sp. UWB13 includes:
- a CDS encoding ComEC/Rec2 family competence protein: MKLFWILIVAAVINGCMYVSGSAEGEMSMHATAIDVGQGLAVLLEYGGRYAMYDFGPDSVGVVDSLLARGVDTLDWVVLSHNHRDHIGGFLELAGRGVFVRRLYVGPDTAGAFFRDSVLRVARALGTPVDTLLRGENVSFGGGGNGFEVLWPASYLRVGENRASVVLLGKFGASKMLLTGDLDSVGERHVLEMNPTLSAELLQVAHHGSAGSNTLSFLSQVSPKYAFVSVGAGNSYGHPAPSVVRKLNLVLGDSTKLYRTDLQGSVRFELSPSMGVLVP; this comes from the coding sequence ATGAAGCTTTTTTGGATTTTGATTGTCGCGGCGGTGATTAACGGCTGCATGTACGTGAGCGGGTCGGCGGAGGGTGAAATGTCGATGCATGCGACGGCGATTGACGTGGGGCAGGGGCTTGCGGTGCTCCTCGAATATGGCGGGCGCTATGCGATGTACGATTTCGGACCCGATTCGGTCGGCGTGGTGGATTCGCTGTTGGCGCGTGGTGTCGATACGCTCGATTGGGTGGTGCTGAGCCATAACCATCGGGATCATATTGGCGGATTTTTGGAGCTTGCGGGGCGGGGCGTTTTTGTGCGGCGTCTGTACGTGGGGCCGGATACGGCGGGCGCGTTCTTTCGTGATAGTGTGTTGCGGGTGGCGAGAGCGCTTGGAACGCCGGTGGATACGCTATTGCGAGGCGAGAACGTAAGTTTTGGGGGTGGGGGTAATGGCTTTGAAGTGCTGTGGCCGGCGAGCTATTTGCGCGTGGGCGAGAATCGCGCGAGTGTGGTGCTGCTCGGGAAGTTTGGCGCAAGCAAAATGCTTTTGACGGGCGACTTGGATTCGGTGGGCGAGCGCCATGTGCTTGAGATGAATCCGACGCTTTCGGCGGAACTTTTGCAGGTGGCGCATCATGGTTCGGCGGGGAGCAATACGCTAAGCTTCTTGTCGCAGGTGTCGCCGAAGTATGCGTTCGTGAGTGTCGGGGCTGGGAATAGCTATGGGCATCCCGCACCATCTGTTGTACGTAAACTGAACTTGGTGCTTGGGGATTCTACGAAACTTTACCGCACCGATTTGCAAGGTTCCGTCCGCTTTGAACTCTCCCCAAGCATGGGCGTGCTTGTACCGTAG
- a CDS encoding SpoIIE family protein phosphatase, with translation MKLNFHSLAFKQTVLILLGITVIFVAMIFMLQQQVSSRMSELIMARGQEISEKHVSSIDNIFEDNAAVVKNIVAMLERGDLSKKDIEEFLPAEYVRTHEKNPIASALFIAYEPERNGREFMRITGHGLEGKLMEVKDYREMPWYKQSIETGKGQWYEPFIGVYADQPVALYAMPFYQTLPDGSKKFKGVVGLDIFVSFLRDAVSSINIENSGYAFILSAESRFVAHPRDEWVFKESLHSLAKGHEAGLSAFESAVRDLRSGLLLGKTFSGEKACIYFSHMKVDGWIFGVVWPADEFFAKQRKMASVLGILGLASYILMIVLVLVISSRVTRPLKALAGVAKRLGQGDFDVEIPPVEGKDEIAEFADAFGRMRDSLKENIEKQKGAERVASELEMARKIQLGLLARSDDDEGVKDARHLLSPFILPAKAVGGDFYDFCKVDKDRLAFLIADVSGKGVPAALLMMSARSMLKSVLLAGTSVVDTFNVVNDRLAFRNYLNMFVTVWMGVLDLRTGEVEFACAGHNPPAIRRADGTVEFAKSKPGLVIAAMEGTRYKRQTLKLNPGDTIFLYTDGVTEATDANENLFGDERLLQTLRDAGDLEPAEICPFVKSRIDEFVGDAPQFDDITMLALKFVGG, from the coding sequence ATGAAATTGAATTTTCACAGTCTTGCGTTTAAACAGACTGTTTTGATATTGCTCGGCATCACGGTGATCTTTGTCGCGATGATTTTTATGCTTCAGCAGCAGGTCAGCTCGAGGATGTCGGAACTCATCATGGCACGTGGTCAGGAAATCAGTGAAAAGCACGTGTCTTCCATCGACAATATCTTTGAAGATAACGCCGCGGTTGTAAAAAACATTGTGGCGATGCTCGAACGTGGCGACTTGAGCAAGAAGGATATCGAGGAGTTTTTACCGGCAGAATACGTTCGCACCCATGAGAAAAATCCGATTGCATCTGCGCTGTTTATCGCCTACGAGCCCGAACGGAACGGTCGCGAGTTCATGCGCATCACGGGTCACGGTCTCGAGGGCAAGCTCATGGAGGTGAAGGACTACCGTGAAATGCCTTGGTACAAACAGTCCATCGAAACGGGCAAGGGCCAGTGGTACGAACCGTTTATTGGCGTCTATGCGGACCAGCCGGTGGCGCTTTATGCGATGCCTTTTTACCAGACTCTTCCCGACGGTTCTAAGAAATTCAAGGGCGTTGTCGGGCTTGATATTTTTGTCTCGTTCTTGCGCGATGCGGTCTCCTCGATAAATATTGAAAACTCGGGATATGCGTTTATCCTTTCTGCGGAAAGTAGGTTTGTGGCGCATCCGCGCGATGAATGGGTTTTCAAGGAATCGCTCCATTCGCTGGCGAAGGGTCATGAGGCGGGCTTGTCTGCTTTTGAGAGTGCGGTCCGCGATTTGCGCAGCGGACTTTTGCTCGGCAAGACGTTTAGTGGCGAAAAGGCGTGCATCTATTTTTCGCACATGAAGGTGGACGGCTGGATTTTCGGCGTCGTGTGGCCTGCGGATGAATTCTTTGCAAAACAACGTAAGATGGCGTCGGTGCTTGGCATCCTTGGCTTGGCAAGCTATATCTTGATGATTGTGTTGGTGCTCGTGATTTCGAGCCGCGTGACGCGACCGCTCAAGGCGCTTGCAGGGGTAGCGAAACGTTTGGGCCAGGGTGACTTTGACGTGGAGATTCCGCCAGTTGAAGGCAAGGACGAAATTGCGGAGTTCGCCGATGCGTTTGGTCGCATGCGTGATTCGCTCAAGGAAAATATTGAAAAGCAGAAGGGTGCCGAACGCGTGGCGAGCGAACTGGAAATGGCTCGCAAAATCCAGCTCGGGTTGCTTGCGCGTAGCGATGATGACGAGGGCGTGAAGGATGCCCGCCATTTGCTTTCTCCGTTTATTTTGCCTGCAAAGGCGGTGGGTGGCGACTTCTATGACTTCTGCAAGGTCGATAAAGACAGGCTTGCCTTCTTGATTGCGGACGTGTCGGGCAAGGGCGTTCCGGCGGCACTCCTCATGATGTCGGCGCGCTCGATGCTCAAGAGTGTTTTGCTCGCGGGTACTTCGGTGGTGGATACGTTCAACGTTGTGAATGACCGCTTGGCGTTCCGCAATTACCTCAACATGTTCGTCACGGTCTGGATGGGAGTTCTTGATTTGCGAACTGGCGAAGTTGAATTTGCATGTGCGGGGCATAACCCGCCGGCGATCCGCCGTGCAGACGGTACGGTCGAGTTTGCTAAGAGCAAGCCCGGGCTTGTGATTGCCGCGATGGAAGGGACCCGTTACAAGCGCCAGACGCTCAAGCTGAATCCGGGCGATACGATTTTCTTGTACACGGATGGCGTGACCGAGGCGACGGATGCGAACGAGAATCTGTTTGGCGACGAGCGGCTCTTGCAGACGCTCCGTGATGCGGGCGACCTGGAACCTGCCGAAATTTGCCCGTTCGTGAAGTCCAGGATTGATGAATTTGTGGGCGACGCCCCGCAGTTCGATGACATTACCATGCTCGCGCTCAAGTTCGTGGGCGGTTGA
- a CDS encoding GLUG motif-containing protein: MKPQFIFTVVLSLFAIHSFAANGTMKGDGSASKPFQIEDYEDLKAIGKGAYLYSSDYVLTKDIDASASKNEMCNEDGCNGFIPIGKNKDAADSIIFWGNIDGKNHTINNLTIWLPCENDVAFISYLGGSVSNLKFDRIHVTGRVTESNFVASVAAKQMGSIKNVHVTNGFVQGQNYVGGIVGQGTKRYNDKAVLEDVSFQGDIKGSQRVGGIVGETDMDVAHAEADVNIIILDQDVGGIVGYLTGNVYQSRSSGTIVPWEDDVDDVGGIVGYSKGDINECVSTMDLMHYGFYYFGDKVGGIVGNGGFVNASYALGSVEGERYVGGIGGSSGVANSFAMGTVRGDEYVGGLVGNGTAQYSYAANVVQGNSHVGGLVGSASDAVVGSYWNTEISGLDTSAGGTGLTTAKMMKFASFAGWDTLGYDEYVIDGTDTCDYYVHLGYCYSPTGKFIRYWNIDEGKSFPYLVNNPFMKKSPIPVAVPTSAPKWQETPKIASLFDVEGELVGKWLGWARWSDNIDSTENSKTLRRDSLYFGYRIGVVNKGDTVWGTSSYMAVPNKIEISTFAELQKIGNDIAYPLIANYELTKDIDASGLKFEPIGDSVRAFTGSFDGKNHVIKNLTIDEPNRDFTGMFGYMEGATVRNLTLQNTKVVGSWCVGALAGEARLSLIHNVVSFNGDVKGESSVGGLIGVAVGDSINVVGTTGNIKGTTYVGGLIGDASTRLENGFSINVIKGYERVGGVVGFVDSYSPSIYRVYSASMIKASDGRGFAGFSLSSSLDSNTCFFDSTLADYDRNGKTTVEMLKQGTFQGYDFVNVWTIQEGVSYPYFKGMEPLLPGTLKDDGTVNVLAGAGTATNPYRIYKYDDLKYVGKYEYGLDAYYKLMGNINATASFKENCNADSTVCKGFEPIGKFSGVFIGNNKIIAGLNINRPDEDSVGLFRALAKGAKVSNVVFDTASYLGESYSYGPARTRGAIRGKNYVGVLAGVDNGATVENIFIKYDVSGENYVGSLAGKKSAGSVVRSASRFLVSGKENVGGLVGFLGEASVADCYSIANIVGTKNVGGLAGYSDNATVKNSFAAGQVVGDSKWGGLAGSDNKSTYTSVYYDTTLWYVNTTAAGDLRNTTEMVKKENYEGWDFDSTWKIAADSTYPYLSWLTKPYYISKTMKEKIYPNQAVDQTMMKMAGSGTEKDPFLIKTYGDLKSIGFGKYKLSAVYRLANDIDATASRTDERFAVGGTGFKPIGKYDVLEEFCNCYGVVLGGYAKQDTGAFTGEFHGGGHSIDSLFTGFWDKDHKAIGFIDTVAQSAIVDSLSFKGYSVGREDFGMKIGGVATVNHGAIRNVDVDIVMDSVYQSAGFVFRNYGSIENVSVKGKINGGRLVSGFAHLNYGTIANAKIDAQWIGGASAAGVAALNWGTIKNVSVKANVKENSGFVGGIAGLNAPGGTIDKSSVNVDVSGQKSSSEGFSIYYEDGGEISVYYNVQGVAGLVAVDSGTVNNSTASGVINAKGVLYVGGLIAKAYGKGLKGLHASVDVVGDHYVGGLVGLNETTISECYATGNAEGTGTFSYSGAFVGQNKGLVLRSFATGNAYRAASFVGGNDGTIRQSYSTGNVEGTGGFVDNNQSVIEDCYSTGDVLSIEPYYGFGFAEINGNDAEVRGYASGSAYKDGIHFCNGLPKRTNPSDEYYYLAEACSDSLMTGKGLSDAQMKMQKSFAAFNFDSVWYITEGVSYPLLRNMLNPPVVSNGELFYSEKPLAENIRAELLKNAFVMDSAAKKVLKLDSASEVLLDSLENEKAPYGTYIVSYRVGVLFDSDTLWSRIAKVEIDIEKTTGARVRNVVVMHSLGAVFQGGDIAVRFEIPAAAAVKFSLIDMQGRVVKLLDLGQRSAGTHFETRSVENLSRGRYIGVLQVNGKATEKVMLLKK; this comes from the coding sequence ATGAAACCGCAATTCATTTTTACTGTTGTTTTATCGCTATTTGCGATTCACTCTTTTGCGGCTAACGGCACCATGAAAGGCGACGGTTCCGCAAGTAAACCGTTCCAAATCGAAGACTACGAAGACCTCAAGGCGATAGGCAAGGGCGCTTATCTCTATTCTTCGGATTACGTCTTGACGAAGGATATCGACGCTTCGGCTTCGAAAAACGAGATGTGCAACGAAGACGGCTGCAATGGATTCATTCCCATCGGAAAAAACAAGGATGCCGCCGATAGCATTATATTCTGGGGTAATATCGACGGAAAGAACCATACCATTAACAACTTGACCATTTGGCTCCCGTGTGAAAATGATGTTGCATTTATCTCTTATTTGGGTGGTTCTGTTTCTAACTTGAAATTCGACCGTATTCATGTGACCGGTCGCGTAACAGAATCGAATTTTGTAGCAAGTGTTGCCGCCAAGCAGATGGGCTCTATCAAGAATGTGCATGTGACGAACGGCTTTGTCCAAGGGCAAAATTATGTGGGTGGTATTGTCGGTCAGGGTACGAAACGCTACAATGATAAAGCTGTTCTCGAAGATGTCTCGTTCCAAGGTGACATCAAGGGCTCGCAAAGAGTTGGCGGCATTGTCGGTGAAACAGATATGGATGTTGCCCATGCAGAAGCCGATGTGAATATCATTATTTTGGATCAGGATGTGGGTGGTATTGTCGGATATTTGACCGGTAATGTTTATCAGTCGCGTTCTAGTGGTACGATTGTTCCTTGGGAGGATGACGTAGATGATGTCGGCGGTATTGTCGGATATTCCAAAGGCGATATCAATGAATGTGTTTCGACAATGGACTTGATGCATTATGGTTTTTATTACTTTGGTGATAAAGTAGGTGGAATTGTCGGCAATGGCGGCTTTGTAAACGCTTCTTATGCACTTGGATCCGTCGAAGGCGAACGTTATGTTGGCGGTATTGGCGGAAGTAGCGGGGTGGCAAACTCTTTTGCGATGGGTACGGTTCGTGGCGATGAATATGTGGGTGGCCTTGTGGGTAACGGAACGGCTCAATATTCATATGCGGCAAATGTCGTTCAGGGAAATAGCCACGTTGGTGGACTTGTCGGAAGTGCATCCGATGCGGTTGTGGGTTCATACTGGAATACCGAGATTTCGGGACTTGATACGAGTGCGGGTGGCACAGGCTTAACGACCGCAAAAATGATGAAATTTGCGTCGTTTGCGGGCTGGGATACTTTAGGTTATGATGAATATGTCATTGACGGTACTGACACTTGCGACTACTATGTGCATTTAGGTTATTGCTATAGCCCTACAGGGAAATTTATTCGCTATTGGAACATTGATGAAGGTAAATCGTTCCCCTACTTGGTGAATAATCCTTTTATGAAAAAATCTCCGATTCCGGTTGCGGTTCCGACATCAGCTCCGAAATGGCAAGAGACTCCGAAGATTGCTTCGCTTTTCGATGTGGAGGGCGAACTTGTCGGTAAATGGCTTGGCTGGGCGAGATGGAGCGATAATATAGATTCTACTGAGAATAGCAAGACGCTTAGGAGAGATTCGCTCTATTTCGGTTACCGAATTGGTGTCGTAAACAAGGGCGATACGGTTTGGGGGACTTCAAGTTATATGGCAGTTCCCAACAAGATTGAAATCTCGACTTTTGCTGAACTCCAGAAAATCGGAAATGACATTGCCTATCCGCTAATAGCTAATTACGAATTGACAAAGGATATCGATGCTTCGGGTTTGAAATTTGAACCGATTGGCGACAGCGTACGTGCTTTTACGGGCTCGTTTGACGGTAAAAATCATGTTATCAAGAATCTGACGATTGATGAGCCGAATCGCGACTTTACGGGAATGTTCGGTTATATGGAAGGTGCGACAGTCCGAAACTTGACTCTGCAAAATACGAAGGTGGTCGGCTCTTGGTGTGTGGGCGCCTTGGCTGGCGAAGCACGCTTGTCTTTAATCCATAATGTCGTGTCGTTCAATGGCGATGTCAAAGGTGAGTCGTCTGTTGGCGGCTTGATTGGGGTGGCTGTAGGTGATAGCATTAATGTCGTTGGCACTACTGGAAACATTAAGGGAACAACGTATGTTGGCGGCTTGATAGGCGATGCTTCTACTAGGTTGGAAAACGGTTTTTCTATCAATGTCATTAAGGGATATGAACGTGTCGGTGGCGTTGTCGGTTTCGTCGATTCCTATTCGCCAAGCATCTATCGTGTCTATTCTGCGAGTATGATCAAGGCTTCGGATGGACGGGGATTTGCCGGCTTTTCGCTTTCCAGTTCCTTGGATTCAAACACTTGCTTCTTCGATAGCACTCTTGCTGATTACGATAGAAATGGCAAGACAACCGTGGAGATGCTGAAACAGGGAACGTTCCAGGGTTATGACTTTGTAAATGTATGGACTATCCAGGAAGGCGTTTCTTACCCGTACTTCAAGGGGATGGAACCTCTGCTTCCGGGAACGCTCAAGGATGACGGGACGGTCAATGTGCTTGCCGGAGCGGGGACTGCAACGAATCCCTATAGAATTTATAAATACGATGATCTCAAGTATGTCGGCAAATATGAATACGGCCTTGATGCCTACTACAAGCTGATGGGCAATATCAATGCTACGGCTTCGTTCAAGGAAAATTGCAATGCCGACAGTACTGTATGTAAGGGCTTTGAACCGATTGGAAAATTCAGCGGTGTCTTTATCGGTAACAACAAGATAATTGCGGGCTTGAATATCAATCGCCCCGACGAAGATTCGGTGGGACTTTTCCGGGCTCTGGCGAAGGGTGCCAAGGTAAGCAATGTTGTCTTTGATACGGCTTCGTATCTTGGAGAAAGCTATTCGTATGGACCTGCGCGTACTAGGGGTGCCATCCGTGGTAAGAACTATGTCGGCGTCCTGGCCGGTGTCGATAATGGTGCTACGGTCGAAAACATCTTTATCAAGTATGATGTTTCTGGCGAAAATTACGTTGGCTCTCTTGCCGGTAAGAAATCTGCAGGCTCTGTCGTGAGGAGCGCTTCTAGATTCCTGGTCTCGGGCAAGGAAAACGTGGGCGGTCTCGTGGGCTTTTTGGGCGAGGCGAGTGTCGCGGACTGCTATTCGATTGCAAATATCGTGGGAACAAAGAATGTCGGCGGCTTGGCGGGCTATTCGGACAATGCGACTGTGAAGAACTCGTTTGCCGCAGGTCAAGTCGTAGGCGATTCTAAATGGGGTGGCCTTGCGGGCTCTGACAACAAGTCGACCTACACCTCGGTCTATTATGATACGACACTCTGGTATGTTAATACGACGGCTGCGGGGGATCTCCGCAATACAACAGAGATGGTCAAGAAGGAAAACTACGAAGGCTGGGATTTCGATTCAACCTGGAAGATCGCAGCAGATTCGACTTATCCCTATTTGTCGTGGCTGACTAAGCCTTACTATATATCCAAGACAATGAAGGAAAAGATTTATCCGAATCAGGCTGTGGATCAGACCATGATGAAAATGGCCGGTTCCGGTACGGAAAAAGACCCGTTCTTGATCAAGACCTACGGAGACTTGAAATCAATCGGATTCGGAAAATACAAGTTGTCGGCCGTTTATCGCTTGGCTAACGATATCGATGCCACTGCTTCCAGGACGGATGAACGTTTTGCTGTCGGTGGAACAGGATTCAAGCCTATTGGTAAGTACGATGTGTTGGAAGAATTCTGCAACTGTTACGGTGTTGTCCTTGGCGGTTACGCAAAACAGGATACCGGTGCTTTTACCGGCGAATTCCATGGTGGCGGTCATAGCATCGACAGCTTGTTTACGGGATTTTGGGATAAGGATCATAAGGCAATTGGATTTATCGATACTGTTGCGCAGTCTGCAATCGTAGATAGTTTGTCTTTCAAGGGCTATTCTGTCGGTCGCGAAGACTTTGGAATGAAAATAGGTGGCGTTGCTACGGTGAACCATGGTGCTATCCGGAATGTAGATGTCGACATTGTGATGGACAGTGTTTATCAAAGTGCGGGGTTCGTGTTCAGGAACTATGGTTCCATCGAGAATGTATCGGTTAAAGGAAAAATCAATGGTGGCAGACTCGTATCTGGCTTTGCACACTTGAATTACGGAACCATTGCCAATGCCAAAATCGATGCGCAGTGGATTGGGGGTGCAAGTGCCGCCGGTGTTGCCGCGCTGAACTGGGGAACCATCAAGAATGTTTCTGTTAAGGCGAACGTAAAGGAAAACTCTGGCTTCGTAGGTGGCATTGCCGGGTTAAATGCTCCTGGTGGAACGATTGATAAGAGCTCTGTGAATGTCGATGTATCTGGACAGAAATCATCTTCAGAAGGTTTCTCCATTTATTACGAAGATGGTGGGGAAATCTCGGTATATTATAACGTGCAAGGCGTTGCAGGCCTTGTCGCAGTCGATAGCGGAACGGTCAATAATTCTACGGCGTCGGGCGTTATCAATGCAAAAGGAGTCCTCTACGTAGGTGGCCTGATTGCTAAGGCTTACGGCAAGGGACTGAAGGGACTGCATGCATCCGTTGATGTTGTTGGAGATCATTATGTCGGCGGCTTGGTCGGCTTGAACGAAACAACTATTTCGGAATGCTATGCCACCGGAAACGCTGAGGGAACGGGAACATTCAGCTATTCTGGAGCTTTTGTTGGCCAGAACAAGGGCTTGGTTTTGCGCTCGTTTGCGACCGGAAATGCGTATAGAGCCGCTAGCTTTGTCGGCGGAAACGATGGAACCATCCGGCAATCTTATTCTACAGGAAATGTCGAAGGCACGGGCGGCTTTGTCGATAACAACCAGTCTGTAATAGAAGACTGCTATTCAACGGGTGATGTGCTTTCTATAGAACCGTACTATGGTTTTGGCTTTGCCGAAATCAACGGCAATGATGCAGAGGTAAGAGGATACGCTTCTGGAAGCGCGTATAAAGACGGAATCCATTTCTGCAATGGCTTGCCTAAAAGAACGAATCCCTCGGATGAGTATTACTATTTAGCCGAAGCCTGCAGCGATTCGCTGATGACAGGAAAGGGTTTGTCCGATGCACAGATGAAAATGCAGAAGTCTTTCGCAGCATTCAACTTTGACTCGGTTTGGTACATCACCGAGGGCGTGAGCTACCCGCTGCTTCGTAACATGCTGAATCCGCCGGTTGTTTCAAATGGGGAACTTTTCTATAGCGAAAAGCCTCTTGCGGAGAATATCCGCGCCGAACTGCTTAAAAACGCCTTCGTGATGGATTCTGCGGCGAAAAAGGTGCTTAAGCTGGATTCTGCAAGTGAGGTCTTGCTCGATTCTCTGGAAAACGAAAAAGCTCCTTACGGAACGTATATCGTCTCTTACCGAGTGGGTGTGCTTTTCGATTCCGATACGCTCTGGAGCAGAATTGCCAAGGTAGAAATCGATATTGAAAAAACAACGGGTGCTCGCGTTCGCAATGTCGTGGTGATGCATTCCCTCGGTGCTGTGTTCCAAGGCGGTGACATCGCCGTGCGTTTTGAAATCCCTGCGGCTGCTGCGGTGAAATTCTCGCTCATCGACATGCAAGGTCGAGTGGTGAAATTGCTTGATCTTGGACAACGTTCTGCCGGTACGCATTTTGAAACTCGCTCCGTCGAAAACCTGTCTCGTGGTCGTTATATCGGCGTGCTGCAAGTGAACGGCAAGGCGACCGAAAAAGTGATGCTCCTGAAAAAATAG